The following coding sequences lie in one Calidithermus timidus DSM 17022 genomic window:
- the cas2 gene encoding CRISPR-associated endonuclease Cas2 has protein sequence MTLHLTEQSATLRLRQGRLRVELDEQTLLARCGGWWCGAIHPGAGRKVLLRLLEGCLNQEAQHPKGFGERVQLSVFECWLNPAQLEQLKKLLQKKLEPTEDGVRIYPVGGVVEVLGVGRIAGNPDYLIL, from the coding sequence ATGACCCTCCACCTCACCGAGCAGTCCGCCACCCTGCGCCTGCGCCAGGGTCGCCTGCGGGTGGAGCTAGACGAGCAGACCCTGCTCGCAAGGTGCGGCGGGTGGTGGTGTGGGGCAATTCACCCCGGCGCTGGCCGCAAAGTGCTGCTGCGCCTGCTGGAAGGATGCCTAAATCAAGAGGCCCAGCACCCCAAGGGCTTTGGCGAGCGGGTGCAGCTTTCGGTATTCGAGTGTTGGCTCAACCCGGCCCAGCTCGAGCAGCTCAAAAAACTCTTGCAGAAGAAGCTCGAGCCCACCGAGGACGGCGTGCGCATCTACCCAGTAGGGGGAGTGGTGGAAGTGCTGGGCGTGGGCCGGATCGCCGGAAATCCCGACTACCTGATCCTCTAG
- a CDS encoding TIGR02710 family CRISPR-associated CARF protein yields the protein MNRNKERLRQLWTRYKDLLGQGNIGRTEPSPQAKEARELYEKEIWPLTKEGFVDRGQQQYKASFHTVGTTPEPVILSARALNAEKVYLLHTKDTEKLCERIEKELGWGVDRIKTLQVSRSDPEDIYRQVRQQIDRLDPKDPIAFDPTGGTKAMVAGLAMFAFSLAEEGRIAHVYYVDNEEYDDQLRRPVAGTEFLKRLENPREVIPDWLYNRGKEAYSQGDFARAKQNFSQAAEREGKANSLEAILSEAYAHIDAAQFESAKTKLEELRSLLQKPPYKQSPFAKYTNTIREQKEGLEEIIYLANSLSSRNIVPLAEPQKVAWALAALDFMAGRRQSAGRIAEAVLLRYRALEFFLQHRLAQRGFDTAKPDFQKLCETVQMSLEDLKIKYQVERNGAGLKTEDKLEQKTDVDFVTAFFLLRALGDNAAQAVNPNKLVGLAKARNSSVFAHGFEPPKEGMANDLAQVLQTLVERGGLPKVEYSPIPLA from the coding sequence ATGAATCGGAACAAGGAGCGCTTACGGCAACTGTGGACACGGTATAAAGATCTATTAGGCCAAGGGAACATTGGTCGGACAGAGCCGTCGCCTCAGGCCAAAGAAGCCAGGGAGCTGTACGAAAAAGAAATCTGGCCGCTTACCAAAGAGGGTTTTGTTGATCGGGGGCAACAGCAGTACAAAGCTTCCTTCCATACCGTGGGAACAACACCGGAACCAGTTATTCTTTCAGCTCGCGCGCTGAACGCTGAAAAAGTTTACTTGCTGCATACCAAGGATACGGAAAAGCTTTGTGAGCGGATTGAAAAGGAATTGGGGTGGGGGGTCGACCGGATCAAAACCCTTCAGGTTAGCCGGAGCGACCCGGAAGATATTTATAGGCAAGTGCGGCAGCAAATAGACCGGCTTGATCCAAAGGATCCAATTGCCTTTGACCCAACTGGGGGCACGAAGGCCATGGTTGCTGGGTTGGCGATGTTTGCTTTCTCGCTGGCGGAAGAAGGCCGCATTGCACATGTCTATTATGTGGACAACGAAGAGTATGACGACCAGCTTCGCCGTCCGGTAGCAGGAACTGAGTTTTTGAAACGCCTCGAGAACCCACGTGAAGTTATACCGGATTGGCTCTACAATCGTGGCAAGGAAGCCTACAGCCAAGGGGACTTTGCGCGCGCAAAACAGAACTTTAGCCAAGCGGCGGAGCGGGAAGGGAAAGCAAACAGCCTTGAAGCAATCCTATCAGAGGCCTATGCGCATATAGATGCTGCACAGTTTGAATCGGCAAAAACAAAGTTGGAAGAGCTGCGCAGCCTTTTACAAAAGCCTCCGTATAAGCAAAGTCCCTTTGCTAAATACACCAATACCATTCGTGAGCAAAAGGAGGGGCTCGAGGAAATCATTTACCTTGCGAACTCGCTTTCCAGCAGGAACATAGTCCCACTTGCAGAACCACAAAAAGTGGCCTGGGCGCTGGCTGCCCTCGATTTTATGGCTGGGCGACGCCAAAGTGCGGGCCGTATTGCCGAGGCCGTACTGCTACGCTACCGTGCCCTCGAGTTTTTCTTGCAACACCGCTTGGCCCAGAGGGGCTTCGATACGGCTAAGCCCGACTTCCAAAAACTTTGTGAGACAGTTCAGATGAGCCTCGAAGATCTAAAGATCAAATATCAAGTCGAGCGAAATGGGGCAGGTCTGAAGACCGAAGACAAACTAGAACAAAAAACCGACGTGGACTTCGTCACTGCTTTCTTCTTGCTCAGGGCATTGGGGGATAATGCCGCTCAAGCGGTCAACCCAAACAAGCTGGTGGGATTGGCAAAAGCCCGTAACAGTTCTGTGTTTGCGCACGGCTTTGAACCGCCCAAAGAGGGTATGGCGAACGATCTTGCCCAGGTCTTGCAAACTCTGGTGGAAAGAGGAGGACTACCCAAAGTGGAATACTCTCCGATTCCCCTTGCATGA
- the cas6 gene encoding CRISPR-associated endoribonuclease Cas6, with protein sequence MMLAAIVLTLEGPSRPDPDGWRGLVYGLLKQIDPELHSAQPNPFSLGLGGAEGQWWVRIGLLEEGLYARLSPHLFGLAGQSVKLKASFRVRAVLQEEHPWSGVSTYPRLFQGPAPASLGLQFASPTFFRRKGHSYPLPEPKLVFDSLVQRWNAFAPVKVPEEVQQAWERLTVGQFQGRTHRIAPNEDERGVGFVGRVVYYLPKASPTEAQWMQALGRFAFYAGVGAKTSLGFGRVRGFDPRQEVNKNHESEQGALTATVDTV encoded by the coding sequence ATGATGCTCGCAGCCATCGTCCTTACCCTGGAAGGCCCCTCGCGCCCCGACCCCGACGGCTGGCGGGGGCTGGTGTATGGCCTGCTGAAGCAGATAGACCCTGAGCTGCACAGCGCCCAGCCCAACCCCTTCAGCCTGGGGCTGGGCGGGGCCGAGGGGCAGTGGTGGGTGCGGATTGGGCTGCTGGAGGAAGGGCTCTATGCCCGGCTCTCGCCCCACCTGTTTGGCCTGGCGGGCCAGAGCGTCAAGCTCAAAGCGTCTTTTCGGGTTAGGGCCGTCTTGCAGGAAGAACACCCTTGGAGCGGCGTGAGCACCTACCCCCGGCTCTTCCAGGGGCCGGCCCCGGCCAGCCTGGGGCTTCAGTTCGCCAGCCCCACCTTCTTCCGCCGCAAGGGGCATAGCTACCCCCTGCCCGAGCCTAAGCTGGTCTTCGACTCGCTGGTGCAGCGCTGGAACGCCTTCGCCCCGGTCAAGGTGCCCGAGGAGGTGCAGCAGGCCTGGGAGCGCCTCACGGTGGGCCAGTTCCAGGGCCGCACCCACCGCATCGCGCCCAACGAGGACGAGCGAGGGGTGGGCTTTGTGGGCCGGGTGGTCTACTACCTGCCCAAGGCCAGCCCCACCGAGGCCCAGTGGATGCAGGCTTTGGGGCGCTTTGCCTTTTACGCCGGGGTGGGGGCCAAGACCAGCTTGGGGTTTGGGCGGGTGCGGGGGTTTGACCCAAGGCAGGAGGTGAATAAGAACCATGAATCGGAACAAGGAGCGCTTACGGCAACTGTGGACACGGTATAA
- a CDS encoding type II toxin-antitoxin system VapB family antitoxin yields MALTLKNPEVERLAEEVARLRGESKTEAIRKARLLYPHRPRKESVLEFLEREVWPKLPPGSLGKAPTKAEQEEILGFGPEGF; encoded by the coding sequence ATGGCCCTGACCCTCAAAAACCCCGAGGTCGAGCGCCTGGCCGAGGAAGTGGCCCGCCTGAGGGGCGAGAGCAAGACCGAGGCCATCCGCAAAGCCCGGCTCTTGTACCCGCATCGCCCCCGCAAGGAGAGCGTGCTGGAGTTTTTAGAGCGCGAGGTTTGGCCCAAGCTGCCTCCCGGAAGCCTGGGTAAAGCGCCCACCAAGGCTGAGCAGGAGGAAATCCTGGGCTTTGGCCCGGAGGGCTTTTGA
- the csm5 gene encoding type III-A CRISPR-associated RAMP protein Csm5 produces the protein MSFLESYRLTIETLGPIHVGTGEAFPAYSYLVDEAQKEVLILDAGRLLELLSPEQQENYLQAVAQGPKRAQQSLQSLWNSRLVDPTPAILRRLPATPAFINTVKNATDAAGLEFRPLPRSPLGAYLPGSSIKGALRTAWLFKRVVRQGRDIEYKGRWQWGQKVQGDEWPLIQPPERITTPVAQAFEALVLDYAAERSPNLHRDPFRQVRIGDSEPSENLLLNRIGVFHPRGQMDQTVILAEMFRVGTKLQAPLRLHTGLAQQRHKDAVSHPISAQALAEACWEYYQEVLHLEREYAQNHRLGQALKVYDALEKRLSEDKRSFPLRIGFGSGRMSIRLALLLDGEEGQEPKTRKTAGSASPKDGFPLGWAVARLEPY, from the coding sequence ATGAGCTTTCTGGAGAGCTACCGCTTGACCATTGAAACCCTGGGCCCCATCCACGTGGGCACCGGCGAGGCTTTTCCGGCCTACAGCTACCTGGTGGACGAGGCCCAAAAAGAGGTGCTCATCCTGGATGCGGGGCGGCTTTTGGAGCTGCTCTCTCCAGAACAGCAAGAAAACTACTTGCAGGCGGTGGCCCAGGGCCCCAAACGGGCCCAGCAAAGCCTGCAATCCCTCTGGAACAGCCGCCTGGTAGACCCCACCCCGGCCATCCTGCGCCGCCTCCCTGCCACCCCAGCTTTCATCAATACCGTTAAAAACGCCACCGACGCGGCGGGCCTCGAGTTCCGCCCCCTGCCCCGAAGCCCCCTGGGGGCCTATCTGCCGGGCTCCTCCATCAAAGGGGCCTTGCGCACCGCCTGGCTGTTCAAGCGGGTTGTGCGGCAGGGGCGGGATATCGAGTACAAAGGTCGCTGGCAGTGGGGCCAGAAGGTTCAAGGCGACGAGTGGCCGCTCATCCAGCCGCCCGAGAGAATAACAACCCCTGTTGCCCAGGCCTTTGAGGCCCTGGTACTGGACTACGCCGCCGAACGCAGCCCCAACCTCCACCGCGACCCCTTCCGTCAGGTGCGCATAGGCGACAGCGAGCCCAGCGAGAACCTGTTGTTGAACCGCATAGGGGTCTTCCACCCCAGGGGTCAGATGGACCAGACCGTCATCCTGGCCGAGATGTTCCGGGTGGGAACCAAGCTGCAAGCCCCCTTGCGCCTGCACACCGGCTTAGCCCAGCAAAGACACAAAGACGCGGTTTCTCACCCCATTTCGGCCCAGGCGCTGGCCGAGGCCTGCTGGGAGTATTACCAAGAGGTGCTCCACCTCGAGCGGGAATATGCCCAGAATCATCGCCTCGGGCAAGCGCTCAAGGTCTACGACGCCCTCGAGAAACGGCTCAGTGAAGATAAGCGCTCCTTCCCCCTGCGCATCGGCTTCGGCAGCGGGCGCATGTCCATCCGGCTCGCGCTTTTGCTCGACGGGGAGGAGGGCCAAGAACCCAAAACCCGCAAAACCGCCGGCTCAGCCAGCCCCAAAGATGGCTTCCCCCTGGGCTGGGCTGTGGCGAGGCTCGAGCCCTACTGA
- the csm4 gene encoding type III-A CRISPR-associated RAMP protein Csm4, with amino-acid sequence MRVKAFHLALGSVSAPPSASTLWGHLAWWVRYTQGEDGLRVWLQEFQNDPPFLISSAFPRGYLPRPLLPPVQVQDTVKRKKLKGLRFLSFGTFARVVREGEQALLESPELEGDRAPRIKVATQTRVGISRATGTAQEGILFNDRVYWLGQGEWSVYVQLRREAGYLEEALQQIGTFGYGGKASVGLGRFEVVDVQEMELPEAENPTHYVTLAPTLPEGEGFFALETYWGRLGGHYAQAETPFKRPYLRAKEGSVFRQVPGAKLLDVTPEPAPEDGVKVWEYLYSFPLGVRV; translated from the coding sequence ATGAGGGTCAAGGCTTTTCACCTGGCGCTGGGCAGCGTCAGCGCCCCGCCCAGCGCCTCCACCCTCTGGGGCCACCTGGCCTGGTGGGTGCGCTATACCCAGGGGGAAGATGGGCTTAGGGTGTGGCTGCAAGAGTTTCAAAACGATCCCCCCTTCCTCATCTCCTCGGCCTTCCCCAGAGGCTACCTGCCCCGCCCCCTGCTGCCGCCCGTGCAGGTGCAGGACACCGTAAAGCGCAAGAAGCTCAAGGGCCTGCGCTTTTTGAGCTTCGGTACTTTCGCCCGGGTCGTTCGGGAAGGTGAGCAGGCGCTGCTCGAGTCCCCCGAGCTAGAGGGTGACCGGGCCCCCCGTATCAAAGTAGCCACCCAGACCCGGGTGGGCATTTCTCGCGCCACCGGGACCGCACAGGAGGGCATCCTCTTCAACGACCGGGTGTACTGGCTGGGCCAGGGGGAGTGGAGCGTGTACGTGCAGCTCCGCCGCGAGGCCGGCTACCTGGAAGAAGCCCTGCAGCAGATCGGAACCTTCGGCTATGGGGGCAAGGCCAGCGTGGGGCTGGGACGCTTTGAGGTGGTGGACGTGCAGGAGATGGAGCTACCCGAGGCCGAAAACCCCACCCACTACGTCACCCTGGCCCCCACCCTGCCCGAGGGCGAGGGCTTTTTTGCCCTGGAAACCTACTGGGGCCGCCTGGGGGGGCACTACGCCCAGGCCGAGACCCCCTTCAAGCGCCCCTACCTGCGGGCCAAGGAGGGCAGCGTGTTCCGGCAGGTGCCTGGCGCCAAATTGCTGGACGTGACCCCCGAGCCCGCGCCGGAGGATGGGGTAAAGGTTTGGGAGTACCTCTACAGCTTTCCCCTGGGGGTGCGGGTATGA